The following are from one region of the Vibrio hyugaensis genome:
- a CDS encoding DNA-3-methyladenine glycosylase I, which produces MSIEKFDAIYQRAVERKGGEDQLEALLSHPLSKEELAAIPDDRWLAAFSMKVFQSGISWSVVRNKWPNFEEVFFGFKIEPLLMLSDEQWETKATDKRIIRHLTKVMSIPANARMIHEAKIEYGSFGKMVADWPQEKITELWAYLKKRGNRLGGNTGPYTLRQMGVDTFILSSDVEAYLRNCKIIEGGKDTKKSLDATNKAFVQWQQESGRSLSEISQIIAFSTGDNRI; this is translated from the coding sequence ATGAGTATCGAAAAATTTGACGCGATTTATCAGCGCGCTGTCGAGCGTAAAGGTGGTGAAGATCAACTTGAAGCGCTTTTATCTCATCCACTAAGCAAAGAAGAGCTGGCAGCGATTCCCGATGACCGTTGGCTGGCCGCTTTTTCGATGAAGGTATTCCAAAGTGGTATTTCGTGGAGCGTGGTTCGAAACAAGTGGCCGAACTTTGAAGAAGTGTTCTTCGGATTTAAGATTGAGCCGCTGTTGATGCTGTCAGACGAGCAATGGGAAACCAAAGCAACCGATAAACGCATTATTCGCCACCTCACTAAAGTCATGTCGATCCCTGCCAACGCTCGAATGATCCACGAAGCAAAAATCGAATACGGCTCGTTTGGCAAAATGGTTGCCGATTGGCCGCAAGAGAAAATCACTGAGCTATGGGCGTATTTGAAGAAACGCGGTAATCGCCTAGGTGGAAATACCGGTCCTTACACACTTCGCCAAATGGGCGTTGATACCTTTATCTTGTCTAGCGACGTCGAGGCTTACTTGCGTAATTGCAAGATCATTGAAGGTGGCAAAGATACGAAAAAATCGCTCGATGCAACCAACAAAGCATTTGTTCAATGGCAGCAAGAAAGTGGCAGAAGCCTGTCTGAGATCAGCCAAATCATTGCGTTCAGCACCGGCGATAATCGCATTTAA
- a CDS encoding LysR family transcriptional regulator, translating into MDKLTSMKVFAYVVEHGSFRNAAHHFDISPTMVGKHVSFLEQRLGTQLIHRTTRKQSLTEAGRLYYQECHRIIEDITNAENLIQTLINRPTGTVKVNCPVTYGKKVIAPIVTDFLAEFPDLNVELMLDNNLIDPYRSEADVIIRIGELVDSSLVARKLGEYHMTYCASPSYLEQHKPIQLLEDLEHHHCLGFHYHQGESQQVVNMPSNTFGNSNTRLTSNNGDVLKFAALKGSGVLLQPKILVEQEIQSGALVEILHQHTPKPKPIHLLYRSKQLSLKNRTFVDFVLSDTN; encoded by the coding sequence ATGGATAAATTAACAAGCATGAAAGTTTTTGCTTACGTGGTCGAACATGGCAGCTTTCGTAACGCCGCACACCACTTTGATATTTCACCGACCATGGTTGGCAAGCACGTGAGCTTTCTTGAGCAACGCTTAGGTACACAACTGATTCATCGCACCACGCGCAAACAATCCCTGACCGAAGCTGGCAGGCTTTACTATCAAGAGTGCCACCGCATTATTGAAGACATCACCAACGCAGAGAACCTGATCCAGACGCTGATCAACCGTCCAACCGGAACGGTAAAAGTTAACTGCCCTGTCACTTATGGCAAAAAGGTCATTGCACCCATCGTGACTGACTTCTTAGCAGAATTTCCCGATTTGAACGTTGAGCTGATGTTGGATAACAATTTGATTGACCCATATCGAAGTGAAGCAGACGTGATTATTCGAATCGGTGAATTGGTCGATTCGTCGTTAGTCGCAAGAAAGCTGGGTGAATACCACATGACTTATTGCGCTTCCCCCTCTTATCTTGAGCAGCATAAGCCTATCCAGTTACTTGAAGATTTAGAGCATCATCATTGTTTAGGCTTTCACTATCATCAAGGGGAAAGCCAACAAGTGGTCAACATGCCTTCTAATACCTTTGGAAACAGCAACACCCGATTAACGTCTAATAACGGTGATGTACTGAAGTTTGCCGCGTTAAAAGGCTCTGGCGTTCTGCTGCAACCAAAGATCTTAGTTGAACAAGAAATCCAATCTGGCGCATTGGTGGAAATTCTCCATCAACATACTCCCAAGCCAAAGCCGATCCACCTGCTTTACCGTTCAAAACAGCTTTCCCTTAAAAATCGCACGTTTGTCGATTTTGTTCTTTCTGACACTAACTAA
- a CDS encoding Gfo/Idh/MocA family protein, translated as MKWGILGTSFISGVMAEAIQGDDKSELYAVAGRSEQNLKAFAEQYGIENTFNDYDALIADEQVDIIYIALPNHLHHDFIVKAAEQGKAILCEKSLSVDMEKTELALKAVETHKVFFAEGLMYLHHPLISELVSVLTSGEIGELRSIHTSYIASIAQFVNPDSKGALYNLGCYPMSLVHLVVKTMLDEQAFGNRSMTTIGRRGNDGNICESSLMMQFGEQQTASVHTAEDHGLKHQFTILGSKGCITLDSNPWLPTQENQFSVEIYETSKREVSVSAAGDAFFYQVRNIRQAVEEGRTSLENPCSTWEDSHRIMQLLTEWESLASK; from the coding sequence ATGAAATGGGGCATTTTAGGCACAAGCTTTATCTCAGGTGTCATGGCTGAGGCAATCCAAGGCGATGACAAGAGTGAACTGTACGCGGTTGCTGGGCGTTCGGAACAGAACTTAAAGGCATTCGCTGAGCAATATGGCATCGAGAATACGTTCAACGATTACGATGCGTTGATTGCCGATGAGCAAGTCGACATTATTTATATCGCATTGCCAAATCACCTTCATCATGACTTTATCGTCAAAGCGGCAGAGCAGGGTAAAGCGATTCTTTGTGAGAAGTCACTTTCGGTAGATATGGAAAAAACCGAGTTGGCACTAAAAGCAGTTGAAACACACAAGGTATTCTTTGCTGAAGGTTTGATGTACTTGCATCACCCGTTGATCAGCGAGTTGGTTTCGGTGCTTACATCGGGAGAGATTGGTGAACTTCGCTCCATCCATACGTCTTATATTGCATCGATTGCACAGTTTGTGAATCCAGACAGTAAAGGTGCTTTGTATAACTTAGGTTGTTACCCAATGTCATTGGTGCATTTGGTGGTCAAAACCATGTTGGATGAACAAGCCTTTGGAAACCGTTCAATGACGACGATCGGTCGACGAGGTAACGATGGGAACATCTGTGAATCGAGTTTGATGATGCAATTCGGTGAGCAACAAACGGCGAGCGTACACACCGCAGAAGACCATGGATTGAAACACCAATTCACTATTCTGGGTAGTAAAGGCTGTATTACGTTAGACTCGAATCCATGGCTACCAACGCAAGAAAACCAGTTTAGTGTGGAAATTTACGAGACATCGAAGCGTGAAGTGTCTGTTTCGGCAGCTGGGGACGCTTTCTTCTATCAAGTGCGCAATATTCGCCAAGCGGTTGAAGAAGGGCGTACCTCGTTAGAAAACCCTTGTTCAACATGGGAAGACTCTCACCGTATTATGCAGCTACTGACCGAGTGGGAATCACTGGCTTCAAAGTAA
- a CDS encoding ABC transporter transmembrane domain-containing protein → MRIFWQLRWYFRQKWKHYVGSILLFAVISALQLIPPKAVGIIVDGVVDNTLETRTLVMWLLGLIVLFFAIYGCRILWRIWLFGASWELGTILRNRLYRHLSTQPPRFFERFKTGDLMARGTNDVRNIVMTAGEGVLTAADSLITGIAVLIVMVTQVSWKLTVMALLPMPFLAVIIFFIVRILHKRFKIAQEAFSSMSDMTQESLNGVRMLRAFGLENQEQQRFEDVVDDTGAKNIAVARVDARFDPAIQITIGMSFFLSVASGAYLVDKGDITLGDLTAFTMYLGLMIWPMLAFAFLFNILERGSAAWNRLQEIFDEQPEIISGEKSLGKQPLPLNIKIDEFHWSKNLPAALTDLYVTLEPGKMLGIAGPVGSGKSTLLTLLLRQHDMDNGTIQFGDINIKDGVLPEWRNRFAVVNQSPFLFSKSIFDNIALGNPDASKDEVYRAAKLACIHDDIEKFPEGYQTEVGEKGITLSGGQKQRIAIARAMLLNAQVLVLDDALSAVDGRTEHQILKNLETYYRDQSLIVIAHRLTALEAAEEIIVLNHGHIGERGQHKALLERQGWYAEMYQYQKLEQAMED, encoded by the coding sequence ATGCGAATATTCTGGCAGTTGCGTTGGTATTTTCGACAAAAGTGGAAACATTATGTAGGTTCAATCCTATTATTTGCTGTCATTTCCGCCCTGCAATTAATTCCTCCCAAAGCGGTTGGTATTATCGTTGACGGTGTCGTCGATAACACGCTAGAAACCCGTACCTTAGTCATGTGGTTATTAGGCCTTATCGTGTTGTTTTTTGCGATATATGGCTGCCGAATACTCTGGCGTATATGGCTATTCGGCGCAAGTTGGGAATTAGGGACCATTTTGCGTAATCGCCTGTATCGTCACCTGTCAACTCAACCTCCTCGTTTCTTTGAGCGTTTCAAAACTGGTGACCTCATGGCCCGAGGCACTAATGACGTGCGTAATATCGTGATGACCGCTGGTGAAGGCGTACTAACGGCGGCTGACTCACTGATTACTGGCATTGCAGTACTGATTGTGATGGTGACTCAAGTCAGTTGGAAGCTCACTGTCATGGCGTTGTTACCAATGCCATTCTTGGCGGTAATTATCTTCTTCATTGTTCGTATTCTTCATAAACGCTTTAAAATTGCCCAAGAAGCCTTCTCTTCCATGTCAGACATGACGCAAGAATCTCTCAATGGCGTTCGCATGTTGCGTGCTTTTGGATTAGAAAACCAAGAGCAACAACGCTTCGAGGACGTAGTTGATGATACTGGCGCGAAGAACATTGCAGTTGCAAGAGTGGATGCTCGTTTTGATCCTGCCATTCAGATTACCATTGGTATGTCATTCTTCCTAAGTGTGGCTTCTGGCGCTTACTTGGTAGATAAAGGCGACATCACTTTGGGGGACTTAACCGCATTTACCATGTATCTCGGCTTAATGATTTGGCCAATGCTGGCCTTTGCATTTTTGTTTAATATCCTTGAGCGTGGCTCTGCCGCCTGGAATCGCCTACAAGAAATCTTCGATGAACAACCGGAGATCATCAGTGGTGAGAAATCGTTAGGTAAACAGCCATTACCATTGAACATCAAAATTGATGAATTCCATTGGTCTAAGAATTTACCCGCCGCACTAACCGATTTATACGTCACATTAGAACCTGGAAAGATGTTGGGTATTGCGGGACCGGTTGGTAGTGGCAAATCAACGCTGCTGACTCTCTTGCTCCGTCAACATGATATGGATAATGGCACGATTCAGTTCGGTGACATCAACATTAAAGATGGCGTATTACCTGAGTGGCGAAATCGTTTTGCCGTCGTTAACCAAAGTCCTTTCCTATTCTCTAAATCGATCTTCGACAACATCGCTTTGGGTAACCCAGATGCGTCGAAAGACGAAGTCTACCGCGCGGCAAAATTGGCGTGCATCCATGACGATATCGAAAAGTTTCCCGAAGGTTACCAAACCGAAGTGGGCGAAAAAGGCATTACCCTTTCTGGCGGTCAAAAGCAACGTATCGCGATCGCTCGTGCGATGTTATTAAATGCTCAGGTTCTCGTGTTGGATGACGCACTGTCTGCAGTAGATGGCCGCACAGAACATCAAATACTTAAGAACTTAGAAACTTATTATCGTGACCAGTCGCTGATTGTCATTGCCCACCGTCTAACGGCTCTAGAGGCGGCTGAAGAAATCATCGTACTAAACCACGGTCACATTGGAGAGCGCGGACAGCACAAAGCGTTGCTTGAACGTCAAGGCTGGTACGCTGAAATGTATCAGTACCAAAAACTTGAACAGGCAATGGAGGACTAA
- a CDS encoding Hsp70 family protein, which produces MASPRFLVGIDLGTTNTVVAYCEITDNLEQSEVSLFDIDQLIGPGEVVRKPLLPSFRYHPAVGQISPSDLTLPWENEPVSGDISNVIVGEWARELGAKVEGRQVSSAKSWLSHQAVDRSSDILPWAGAQDVDKVSPVIASASYLNHIRQAWNYRHPSNKLEDQDVVVTVPASFDETARKLTLEAAELAGLKKIVLLEEPQAVCYDWYARHQQTAADELKELPLILVCDVGGGTTDLSLIEASFSSQDELALDRIGVGEHLMLGGDNLDLALAHLAESRFNQSKKLTAASLTKLIQQTRKAKENLLSASAPEEVKITMLGSGSKLLGGTKSIGLSKQEVHQIALDGFFPLSDFSEVPDKRRSAVVEFGLPYVADPAVSKHVAEFLTQHQQVARAALGIEDDKQNAIPVGLLLNGGVFNSELVTERVTTLLSDWRGAPVTVLDNPHPDWSVALGAVAFGKARRGAQLKIGGGAARSYFLHLQEKNKMGKALCLLAKGTEEGHEIRLSGRRFSLTLGEPVRFNLLTSTYDTLTNNTAIQNGVMVDVDPDLFAPLPPYITTLEGEGAELQANQKERVEVQLACQLTEVGTLKMECVSAEDDNKRWELEFEVRNKQTDDSEQVKLHPKLNECKELIARLYSGNKKSAESKEIKTLAKDLEKKLGKRDEWDFTTLRQLFDTFAQGRKRRRRSEQHEKNWLRLAGFALRPGFGAPTDSWRIEQVWGLYQQNIQFKNHQGWTDWWVFWRRIAGGLSQEQQETILADIAKYLHPGAMKNPQSAKAAQDMGYESMVRLAASLEHLEVEDKVLLATWFLSKAINHNQFEQAHWWAMGRLASRTPLYGSQHNVIPREQAEQWLPKLLEQNWQKEPMIAFAAVMICRKTGDRLFDISDDYRDQVLAKLKQSKVPESWVSLVEEVKELSESESKRIFGDALPSGLTLVNN; this is translated from the coding sequence ATGGCATCTCCTCGTTTTCTTGTTGGTATTGACCTTGGCACTACAAACACTGTGGTGGCGTACTGTGAAATCACCGACAACCTTGAACAATCCGAAGTATCCCTATTCGACATCGACCAATTGATTGGTCCGGGTGAAGTGGTTCGTAAACCATTGCTGCCCTCTTTCCGCTATCACCCTGCGGTTGGTCAAATCTCCCCTTCTGACCTAACACTTCCTTGGGAAAACGAACCTGTCTCTGGCGACATTAGTAATGTGATCGTGGGTGAATGGGCTCGTGAATTAGGCGCAAAGGTGGAAGGACGTCAGGTATCCAGTGCTAAAAGCTGGCTATCGCACCAAGCAGTTGATCGTAGTTCTGACATTCTTCCTTGGGCTGGTGCGCAAGACGTGGATAAAGTCTCCCCCGTCATTGCCAGCGCAAGCTACCTCAACCACATTCGTCAAGCATGGAACTACCGTCATCCTAGCAATAAGCTAGAAGACCAAGATGTGGTTGTGACCGTTCCAGCATCGTTCGATGAAACCGCTCGTAAGCTAACGCTCGAAGCGGCTGAGCTGGCAGGTTTAAAGAAAATCGTCCTGCTAGAAGAGCCACAAGCCGTATGTTACGACTGGTACGCACGTCACCAACAAACCGCAGCTGATGAGCTCAAAGAGTTGCCACTGATCCTAGTGTGCGATGTGGGCGGTGGTACCACCGACTTAAGCTTGATTGAAGCCAGTTTCTCTTCTCAAGATGAACTAGCCCTTGATCGTATTGGTGTTGGCGAACACTTGATGTTGGGCGGTGACAACCTCGACTTAGCATTAGCGCATCTTGCAGAGAGCCGCTTCAACCAAAGTAAGAAGCTCACTGCTGCAAGCCTGACTAAGCTGATTCAGCAAACTCGTAAGGCGAAAGAAAACCTGCTTTCAGCGAGTGCACCTGAAGAAGTAAAAATCACCATGCTAGGCAGCGGATCGAAACTTCTTGGCGGAACAAAGAGTATTGGGCTGAGCAAACAAGAAGTGCACCAAATCGCTTTGGATGGCTTCTTCCCGCTTTCTGATTTCAGCGAAGTACCAGACAAACGCCGCAGCGCGGTTGTCGAGTTTGGTCTTCCATACGTTGCTGACCCAGCGGTAAGCAAGCACGTTGCCGAGTTCTTAACTCAGCACCAACAAGTTGCTCGTGCCGCTCTTGGCATCGAAGACGACAAACAAAATGCCATTCCGGTAGGTTTGCTACTTAACGGTGGTGTGTTCAACAGTGAACTTGTGACTGAGCGAGTCACTACCCTACTGTCCGATTGGCGCGGCGCTCCGGTTACGGTATTAGATAACCCACATCCAGATTGGTCTGTTGCACTAGGTGCCGTTGCATTTGGTAAAGCACGTCGTGGCGCACAACTTAAAATTGGTGGTGGCGCAGCGCGTTCTTACTTCTTGCATCTTCAAGAAAAGAACAAGATGGGCAAAGCGCTCTGTTTGCTTGCAAAAGGTACAGAAGAAGGACACGAGATCCGCTTAAGTGGTCGTCGTTTCTCGCTTACCCTAGGTGAACCTGTTCGCTTTAACCTGCTGACTTCTACCTACGACACGTTAACCAATAACACCGCCATTCAAAACGGTGTGATGGTTGATGTTGATCCTGACTTGTTTGCTCCTCTTCCACCTTATATCACTACTCTCGAGGGTGAAGGTGCCGAACTGCAAGCCAACCAGAAAGAGCGAGTAGAAGTACAACTGGCGTGTCAGTTGACTGAAGTCGGCACGCTGAAGATGGAATGTGTCAGCGCAGAAGACGACAACAAACGTTGGGAGCTAGAATTCGAAGTTCGTAACAAGCAAACCGATGACAGCGAGCAAGTTAAGCTTCACCCTAAACTGAACGAATGTAAGGAGCTGATCGCTCGCCTTTACAGCGGTAACAAGAAAAGCGCAGAAAGCAAAGAGATCAAAACCTTAGCCAAAGATCTTGAGAAGAAACTTGGCAAACGTGACGAGTGGGATTTCACTACCCTACGTCAACTGTTCGATACCTTTGCACAAGGTCGTAAGCGTCGCCGTCGTTCTGAACAACACGAGAAAAACTGGCTTCGTTTGGCGGGCTTTGCATTGCGTCCGGGCTTTGGCGCTCCAACCGACTCATGGCGCATTGAGCAAGTTTGGGGTCTCTACCAACAAAACATTCAGTTCAAGAACCATCAAGGTTGGACTGACTGGTGGGTATTCTGGCGTCGTATCGCAGGTGGTTTAAGCCAAGAGCAGCAAGAGACCATCTTGGCGGATATCGCGAAATACCTACATCCTGGTGCGATGAAAAACCCACAATCCGCCAAAGCGGCACAAGACATGGGTTATGAATCCATGGTTCGATTGGCGGCATCGCTTGAGCACCTAGAAGTCGAAGACAAAGTTCTATTGGCAACTTGGTTCTTGAGCAAAGCCATCAACCATAACCAGTTCGAACAAGCGCACTGGTGGGCAATGGGTCGCTTGGCATCGCGTACGCCTTTGTATGGCAGCCAGCATAACGTCATTCCTCGTGAACAAGCGGAACAGTGGTTACCTAAATTGCTTGAACAGAACTGGCAGAAAGAACCAATGATCGCTTTCGCAGCCGTAATGATTTGTCGTAAGACGGGCGACCGCCTATTTGATATCTCTGACGACTACCGTGATCAGGTACTGGCTAAGTTGAAGCAAAGTAAGGTACCTGAATCTTGGGTATCGCTGGTTGAAGAAGTCAAAGAGCTATCTGAGAGCGAATCGAAGCGTATCTTTGGTGATGCACTCCCAAGCGGGCTGACGCTGGTAAACAACTAA
- a CDS encoding putative quinol monooxygenase, with product MSETIFVTAELKMNVDKPRQQVVEAIEQFCLDMQSEAGCLQANATYDSKEPLHVILWERYENRAAIEAHFAMPHTQAFIAAEMVELVQAFETQAQ from the coding sequence ATGAGCGAGACGATTTTTGTTACCGCCGAACTGAAAATGAATGTCGATAAGCCAAGACAACAAGTGGTTGAAGCCATTGAACAATTTTGCCTTGATATGCAAAGTGAAGCGGGATGTTTGCAAGCAAATGCGACCTACGATTCTAAAGAGCCACTACATGTGATTCTTTGGGAGCGATATGAAAACCGCGCCGCGATTGAAGCGCATTTTGCTATGCCGCATACACAAGCGTTTATTGCGGCTGAAATGGTGGAGTTAGTCCAAGCATTCGAAACCCAAGCTCAATAG
- a CDS encoding Hsp70 family protein produces MEHMNQENHSQEASVETQQTPKFSVGIDLGTTHCVMSFVDTHNEDARVEVMPIPQLTAPGTVETRSQLGSFLYQPHEHEMNPQSRVLPWSSEPKALVGAVARNLGSKTPIRLVASAKSWLCHAGVNRRDAFLPAGSPEEVEKVSPLRATELYLEHLKDAWNHTNPNHNLADQDVTITVPASFDPAARDLTAEAARNVGFVHLTLLEEPQAALYNWIDNSNDKWRDEVEVGDIVLVVDIGGGTTDLSLVEVTEEDGNLTLNRIAVGEHILLGGDNMDLALAYRLKMKLAQEGKELQPWQVQAMTHACRDAKEALLNDSELQSVPIVVPSRGSKLLGATLKTELTQEEVQQTLVDGFFPQVAITDHPVQRNRGALTQMGLPYAQDAGITRHIAAFLSKQANALSASGNGAEAAAQDFNPFANMPGMPGADAAQSVDFIKPTAILFNGGVLKSKLLATRLEDTINEWLIEADAEMAKRLTGVDLDLAVASGAAYYGSVRRGQGVRIRGGIASAYYVGIESAMPAIPGMAPPMEALCVAPFGMEEGSSVDVPSQEFGLIIGQPVNFQFFGSTVRRDDLAGTHLDYWAPEELEELPEIQVTLPVSEGRREGEVVPVTLASRVTELGTLYLEAIAADNGQKWHVEFDVREDAKSNSNEEE; encoded by the coding sequence ATGGAACACATGAACCAAGAAAACCATTCTCAAGAAGCGTCTGTTGAAACTCAACAGACGCCTAAATTCAGTGTTGGTATCGACTTAGGTACAACACACTGTGTGATGTCTTTTGTTGATACACACAACGAAGACGCTCGCGTTGAAGTGATGCCTATCCCGCAGCTTACTGCGCCGGGTACGGTAGAAACTCGTAGCCAATTAGGCTCTTTCCTTTACCAACCACACGAGCACGAAATGAACCCGCAATCACGCGTTCTTCCGTGGTCGAGTGAGCCAAAAGCTCTGGTTGGTGCAGTTGCACGTAACCTAGGTTCGAAAACGCCAATTCGCCTTGTTGCAAGTGCGAAATCTTGGCTTTGCCACGCAGGTGTGAACCGTCGTGATGCTTTCCTTCCAGCAGGTAGCCCAGAAGAAGTGGAAAAAGTATCCCCTCTGCGCGCGACAGAGCTTTACCTAGAGCACCTAAAAGACGCTTGGAATCACACGAATCCAAATCACAACCTTGCCGATCAAGACGTGACTATCACGGTACCAGCTTCTTTTGATCCTGCTGCCCGCGATCTAACTGCAGAAGCAGCACGCAATGTTGGTTTTGTGCACCTAACACTGTTAGAAGAGCCACAAGCTGCGCTTTACAACTGGATCGATAACAGCAACGACAAATGGCGCGACGAAGTTGAAGTTGGTGACATCGTGCTTGTGGTCGATATCGGTGGTGGTACAACCGACCTTTCTTTGGTGGAAGTAACCGAAGAAGACGGTAACCTAACTCTGAACCGTATCGCGGTAGGTGAACACATCCTACTTGGCGGTGACAACATGGACCTTGCGCTTGCGTACCGCTTGAAGATGAAGCTAGCGCAAGAAGGCAAAGAGCTACAGCCATGGCAAGTTCAGGCAATGACGCACGCATGTCGCGATGCTAAAGAAGCACTATTGAACGACAGTGAACTTCAGTCAGTGCCAATCGTGGTACCAAGCCGTGGTTCCAAACTGCTTGGCGCAACGCTGAAAACAGAACTGACTCAAGAAGAAGTACAACAAACACTGGTTGACGGCTTCTTCCCTCAAGTTGCGATTACTGACCACCCTGTTCAACGTAACCGTGGTGCACTAACGCAAATGGGTCTGCCTTACGCACAAGATGCAGGCATTACTCGTCACATTGCAGCGTTCTTGTCTAAGCAAGCCAATGCTCTTTCTGCTTCAGGAAATGGCGCAGAAGCAGCAGCTCAAGATTTCAACCCATTCGCTAACATGCCTGGTATGCCAGGTGCGGATGCAGCACAGTCAGTTGACTTCATCAAGCCAACGGCAATCCTATTCAACGGTGGTGTTCTGAAATCGAAACTTCTAGCAACTCGTCTAGAAGACACTATCAACGAATGGTTAATTGAAGCAGATGCAGAAATGGCGAAGCGTCTAACAGGTGTGGATCTAGACCTTGCAGTTGCTAGCGGTGCGGCTTACTACGGCTCTGTGCGTCGTGGACAAGGCGTTCGTATCCGTGGTGGTATTGCTTCGGCGTACTACGTGGGTATCGAAAGTGCAATGCCAGCGATTCCGGGCATGGCACCTCCAATGGAAGCACTTTGTGTTGCACCATTTGGTATGGAAGAAGGTTCAAGCGTTGACGTACCAAGCCAAGAGTTTGGTTTGATCATCGGTCAGCCAGTTAACTTCCAATTCTTCGGCTCAACGGTTCGTCGTGATGACCTAGCAGGTACTCACCTAGACTACTGGGCACCAGAAGAGCTTGAAGAGCTTCCAGAAATTCAAGTAACGCTGCCTGTATCTGAAGGTCGTCGTGAAGGTGAAGTGGTTCCGGTAACCCTAGCCTCTCGCGTCACTGAGCTTGGTACGCTTTACTTAGAAGCCATTGCAGCTGATAACGGTCAAAAATGGCATGTTGAGTTCGATGTGCGCGAAGACGCGAAAAGCAACTCAAACGAAGAAGAATAA
- a CDS encoding type II secretion system protein, with protein MRNTKGFTLIELVICIVILGVLSVVAFPKFLDIQKDARIAVLYGAREALMTANNQVYAKAVIQSQEQVDSGDLKNIDLDNDGVNDLIGYYGYIKNVIPAHDLAGFDPQLTINRWYGVEDENEPYFLIGFANKPVDIFHLCYVEVYYPHTAGGQIKYEIKTDDC; from the coding sequence GTGCGTAATACAAAAGGTTTTACACTGATAGAATTAGTGATTTGCATCGTCATTCTTGGCGTATTGAGTGTCGTCGCATTCCCCAAGTTTCTGGACATTCAAAAGGATGCGAGAATCGCAGTGCTTTATGGGGCACGTGAAGCTTTAATGACAGCAAATAATCAGGTGTACGCTAAAGCCGTCATTCAATCTCAAGAGCAAGTCGATTCAGGTGATCTTAAAAACATCGACTTGGACAATGATGGTGTGAACGATTTGATTGGTTATTACGGTTATATCAAGAATGTGATTCCCGCTCATGATTTAGCCGGATTTGATCCGCAATTAACGATCAATCGATGGTATGGGGTTGAAGACGAAAATGAACCCTATTTCCTCATCGGTTTTGCTAACAAGCCTGTAGACATCTTTCACCTTTGCTATGTTGAGGTGTACTACCCACATACAGCCGGTGGTCAAATAAAGTACGAGATTAAAACTGACGACTGCTAA
- a CDS encoding DUF2760 domain-containing protein: MNIDLNLIPQTFDMLHAGLAASSVLLLLIAVSRKSKVIEKVVEKPVEKIVEVEKPVEKIVEVEKVVEVEKVVERVVEVESKLVTASTDSAMQLLSIMQQEARLIDFLKEDLTSFSDEEVGAAARVIHTGGQKVLSDYVTLAHVRNEDEETRITVEEGFNPQEIRLTGNVTGSAPFNGTLVHKGWKATSMTLPKLAENYDASVIAPAEVEL; the protein is encoded by the coding sequence ATGAACATTGATTTGAACCTAATTCCTCAAACGTTCGATATGTTGCACGCAGGCCTTGCGGCTTCGAGTGTTCTACTTCTTCTAATCGCGGTATCTCGCAAATCTAAAGTGATCGAGAAAGTGGTAGAAAAACCAGTCGAGAAAATCGTCGAGGTTGAGAAGCCAGTCGAGAAGATCGTAGAAGTAGAAAAAGTCGTGGAAGTAGAGAAAGTCGTCGAGCGTGTTGTAGAAGTTGAATCTAAGCTTGTTACTGCATCTACAGACTCTGCAATGCAGCTGCTTTCTATCATGCAGCAAGAAGCTCGTCTAATTGACTTCCTAAAAGAAGACCTAACGTCATTCTCTGATGAGGAAGTTGGCGCAGCCGCTCGCGTAATCCACACTGGTGGTCAAAAAGTATTAAGCGACTACGTGACGCTAGCGCACGTTCGTAACGAAGACGAAGAAACTCGCATTACGGTTGAAGAAGGCTTCAACCCACAAGAAATCCGCCTAACTGGCAACGTAACAGGCAGCGCGCCATTCAACGGCACGCTAGTTCACAAAGGTTGGAAAGCAACATCAATGACGTTGCCTAAACTGGCTGAGAACTACGATGCATCTGTGATCGCTCCAGCTGAGGTTGAGCTGTAA